DNA from Brassica napus cultivar Da-Ae chromosome C4, Da-Ae, whole genome shotgun sequence:
AAGATTtagaggtatatatatatatatagaatcccTTTGAGGCTCTAGTTTTTTTCagcctttagactcaacaagaGTCTTTCATATGGAGGCTCTACCTtcatcttattttaaaatacctCTACATCTCTATCTGGCAAAATATCTTACGCATTTAGTTTTTGAACCTCAACTCAGTGTTTAGCTTTATCTTTTATTCACCTAAGGTTTATAGGGGGATCTTTGTATCTGACAGGTGAAAAACATCAGGGGAGATGTCCTTAAGTGTAGTCATTACATGCCACTTGAGCGTCCCGAAGATAGGCCTCTACCTTGTGTAATATACTGCCATGGCAACAGgtaatctttaaattttaatcttattaGAATTTCAATCTGATCTCAACTGGTGAGATAAGATTAATAACTCATCCTGCAATATCTGTAATGATATTTGTACTTCAGTTGTTATAATTGATTGTTTATTGTCCAGAGATTCCAACACTACTccttggttgttgttgttgttttctttaatgACCCTTTGATTATTCTCAGTGGATGTAGAGCTGATGCCAGTGAAGCTGCCATCGTATTACTTCCTTCAAACATCACCATTTTCACGCTTGACTTCTCGGGATCTGGTCTCTCTGGCGGGGACTATGTCACATTGGGATGGAACGAAGTATGTGCCCCTCTGATTCttcctttaaatttttttcttctcctctACAGCTGTCTGGAGGAAACAAGTAGTCCAAAGTCATATATCTGCTTGTCGATTGATATTTGTTAGGTTATATTTCTCCTCTTGCGTTTTCTGTTTCTTTTCATATCCAATTAAAATCAACGTGCCTATGCTACTTGGTTTGGTCTGTAGAGGTAACTTTCTGTTATCTAGTTCATGTTAGAGTGACAAGTGGGAAGATCACATGGGATTGTAGGTGTCCTTGATTAGGTTGTCGACAGTTAAATATTTAGTCTGAGAGTACTCACTTCTTTAATTATTGATAAACGTGATGTGGGTGTCTGCAGAAAGATGATCTGAAAGCGGTGGTTGAGTACTTGCGCACAGATGGAAATGTGTCCCTGATTGGCTTATGGGGTCGTTCAATGGGTGCCGTCACGAGGTTCCTTTTAAGCCTTTCATTTGTTGATTTACTTTTCAAGTCTTGCATGAAGCTTCAAGTAACTGGTTGGAACTGCTTACACTTATATTCTAGCTTGATGTATGGAGCTGAGGATCCCTCTATTGCAGCGATGGTTCTAGACAGTCCATTCTCTAATTTGGTCGATTTGATGATGGAACTTGTAGATACATATAAGTTCCCATTACCCAAGTTTACTGTAAGTTAAAAGTAAACTTGTAGCTTCTGCCTCTTGTGAGTTTTGTTTCCACATTATTTAATCtaagctgttttttttttgtattcagATAAAATTTGCAATACAATATATGCGGAGAGCTGTTCAGAAGAGAGCCAAGTTTGACATAACGGATCTCAACACCATTAAGGTAGCGAAGTCATGTTTTGTGCCAGTTTTGTTTGGACATGCCATAGACGATGACTTTATTCGCCCTCATCACTCAGAGCGTATATATGAAGCATACATAGTAAGTTATTCCATATTATCCTTTACTTCCTCTGAGCCTACCCTTGACCATGTAGCCTTTTTGATTATGGCAGGGAGACAAAAACATCATCAAATTCGAGGGAGACCACAATTCACCGCGGCCACAATTCTACTTTGATTCGATAAACATCTTTTTCCATAACGTTCTTCAACCTCCAGAGGTGGTTGGGACCAGATTGTTTGACCCGCTGGATGATTATTTTGTCAAGGTAATGAAACTTGCAGTGTTGCATCAGACTGTTTAGTTTCTTTTGGAGTGTTTTTTTGTCTCTTTTAGTGTGAGAAAGGTCAATGATGTTATCTGTTCTATGTTCAGGGCAGTTGCTGGAGTACCATGCAAGAACTAAGTTCTCAACCATCCTCCGCACAGAAAAGTAAGCCATCTAGGTTTTATATAACCATATGGCAACATCTTTACTCATTGGTTTTAGGTTTAGCTACAGGCAGTACCTCCGATGCAATCAGTGAGGTCCGAATGAAAAGACCTATGAGTCGCACAGAGGTTGGTAGTTCGCGACTACTTTCTGCAAGTTTGCTTGCTTGCCTCTCCGTGGTATAATtataagcttctccatctccgTGCTGATGGTCCTTTATTACTTACTTTCAGGTTCCTTCGAACGTGCCATCTAATCAATCAACGTCAGAAACCAAGGTATACGATCAGCTTCTCTTCCTTTAATTTTATCTCTATCTGTTCATGTTTATGGTCATTGGCCATTGACTAATCAGTTTAATTCATGTATATGATGGCTTTACGATCAACAATAGTAGACACTAGTGCTTGGGTGACCAACTTCTGTACATATAAAATCATTGACTGATATGTTTTTATTTCAGGAAAAAGAGAATTACGAAGTCTCCAGTAGTTCATCTTCTGATATGATCAGCTTTGATTTGTCTAATGGGGATCCATATCCTCCTCATCTCGCTGTAGCCTTAGATGATGATCAATATGTGGAGTTTCAAGTAGAGGAATTAGCAGATTTTCCATCTAATCcagatgaagaagagagggtgagaattattaaaaaattggatTTGTTTCACCTTTGACCCCTCACCCCTCCTTATGACTTTGCTCGATATTCATTTGTCCTCACATATCTTAAATGGCTTCTTCAGATGCTGATGGAAGCGGTGATGAAATCGCTCAAGGACGTGGAGGTTGAAATTCATCAGAATAAAGAACCTTCCAAGACCACCGATACAGAGAACACTGTAGAAAAAGAAGGTAATGCTTGTTCTACTACAGAACCAGAATCAGCACATCCTGAGACATTTTCTGCTTCCGGTCTAAGTAACCATGATGCACCATCATCTTCTGAACCCAATGCTACATCGGATTCTCTGCCAGGACCCGTAAATGGTAGTCAGGACACAGATGACGCCATTGACTTGTCATCACGTACAAAGGCAACAGTGACTGTGGTTGGACGTAGTAGCACATCAGGAAACGTCTTAGACGGGTTATTACGCCGGTGGGATCTCAATTTCTTCAAAAGTAGATAATATCATAAAGATGTGTTTTGGTTTGGGTAAATTAGAAAGCAAAGCTTTAAGTGTTTAAAGGTTTGTCACGTCAAGTTATCTTCTGATTatgattttatatgtttttttccattTAATGTTActtgacaagaaaaaaatcatctcTCGTGTAGAATCGAGATTCAGCAAAAAGACAAGCCAcaaaataattctaaaaacgtgtatcttttattagaatttttttacaCAATTTCTTATAGACTCGTTTGATCTGAATTACACGACTCGACACGAACCGATTCCTAACACACCCAACTTGCTTAACTCAACATATGTTGATCGAGTCTACCAATTCACTCAACTACGAAATCCCAAAaccttttgtatttctttttaatttatgatcTAATGATATTCTTTGATGCTTATATCGTCAACCAAACATATGAAAATATTCCAAATCATCGCATCTTGATGTTCTCTTTTTATTCTCCGAATCATGTGCCACACATCATTCTCCATGTGTAGTACATGTACACGATCGAATCAAAGCTCCACCACTGCATCAACCTATAAAACTCCAAATTCTTAAGCTTACATCTTGTTGCTGGTTAGACCAAAATGTCttttttcttatcaaacaaGCAATGCATTAACTAGAAGGGTTCTACCCACCATGAAGGGGGTTTCTTACAAACTGAGCGAGAGCTGATTTTGCCACAAAATCAGCTTCCGAATTAAAGTTGCGAGAAATGAAAGCAAAAGAAATGACATCAAAATAGGACATAAAGTGATAGATATCGTGATACCGAACAATTCAGGTTGGCACCCTCTCGTCTTCAATAGTTTGATCAGAGATAAGGAATCAGATAGAACCGCCAGGGATCGGACGTTTGAATAAAACGCAAGAGCAACCGCTCGGTGAACAGCAATGGCTTCGGCCATGAGAGCTGATGATATGTGACTATGAGAATCAGATATGGTGGGGAGACTAACCGCAGCATTACCGCTGAAAAGGTCTTTTATCTTCTTGTTATGAACATGCAACGAGATAATCATCTTACATGTATTTTGATCATTACTCTTATTTCTGTGAACATTTCCTATTTCTGTGAACATTTACAAAGTAGTTGCATGTTTTCTCCTCACATTTCCAGGAAAACAGAGCAATATGGACCATTTGATCAAAACATTCTATGATGAGCGAAGATAATGTATTCAAGACAACTCGGGCTTGAGACAAAGttaatatctttaaatttttgtttcctGTAAGCTCTTAGACTCAATAACCGCATTGCTTCTCCAATGATTCATTGATTGTTAAACAATGGCGTGATAAGCCAAACGTGCCAGAGAATATATCAAAGTTCTCAAGCTCAGATGCTGTCTCAAAGACAAGTCTCTAATTCATTCTTTATGCCAAGGTTTTGGAAACTCTTGAGCCGACCATGTTCTAAAACCAATGATACATTTataatactaaaaaaaattgtattttacactcgtttttttttcttctcaattCTCATATTTTTTCTTGTCAAAAGACTATCTGGCTTTGTCTTTTCTCAGCTAGAGATCTATAATATAATGAGACAGTTGCCTTATTCCTGAGCCGCCACGTCAGCATTTTGGTGGGTTCCATTTTTAAgagtgtgaaaaagtgtcaagcatgtggttcgaacccgggttattgagatataaacactaacatttataccactaaactaaagtatactttgtacattgatggccgaaactaatatatatttatgaaggtcggaaacctttgcttcttcgCTTTTCTCTGTGGGCCaggcctacaagtgtattatgagtttcatttttaaatgaggttcatcacgttatatgaaaaaaacaacaattatagtttttccatattgtaaactgtcttcgtttaacatgagtttaggttcttttcatcattgtctcagacaagtctgagttacagagttgcgccgtatgaatgttcgtaatctatttttttcactggtgaactcttcatctccccatcttaaatcgcttgatcttaAATGTTCAtgatttgtagcctttctgtaaaccctatatatatgattctcatctttgatgaacccaatctgcatctccacaaaactcattgattcctcttagctttaacgatcttctagaaaatgtcttTCTGtctctccagttcctcaaaccggcgTTCCCGgcatccgtcactcaaccttcgagtctctccgtgttggtcgtagtagtcagagcatagcttCTAAcctccttgatgaaaaggtaagttaatcttcgatttatcacacttatttaatataactgattttctgattctttgtaaaataatattatttgcagatttcgtgattcatgggtttattcccgccggacgtgctaatcattacatgccatctttgaaagccggttccattgtgaaagtcgatcgttttgaggttgctatgtgctcaagcatgtacaagataattgATCACCCATTCCTTATTTgtttcatctcaccaactattattaatgaagtcatcacgggtgttcctgagatcaatctccaatCATAATTAGACTGTTTGACAATTttcaagtgattgcgaacacaaatctagaactcccaggtatattatcatattgcatctgggtttataatatgtttcattattataactgatatttaaactcgcagatgtggttgggcaaatcTGTTCTGTCCAAGGCTCTGACCTtagcaaagaaacaactcgagtcgttatccgtctcctcattgatccgtacaaaacaatcaacacactattccttttatattattatttatattgtgctaacatcaataatcaaaaatatttcttacCCAAATtctgtggtcgtctatttatctcccttacttatcaaactaattttacacaaacctttattttacagcttaaaagaaaccacaacaacccaaacaatcaaaacaccaaaaactagaattccaaaaagacgaatcattaatgatcacctcttttttttgtctaatcttagaaataaacttcaaaacaaatataccaaaccaatcacctcaactaaaactcaacgacacatacatcgagtcatctaaacaaatacaaactacacgacaagctatttaacaatttacaaacttactttcgcaacgacacatacatcgagtcagctaaacaaatacaaactacacggccagctatttaacaatttacagacttactttcgcaacgaagaaaacgaagacgacaaccaagatcaatgaaattacctaaacaaaaaagacagagtaagttatgaactctgataaatacaactaacaataatttttgtttacatattacccatcaaataaaagataaacaaacacagCCACAACAGGAGATATAATGGCCAATCCCGACAGACACAAAGGCGTAACAACATTTCCACATGCTCacttgtcttataaaaatagcaTACATGTCCAATGTCAACTGGCCAATGCTactgtcttcttatgagaaatacataattttgtttaaaactcattaaagcccaaatactcagaactgtcactcattttatagttatttctacaagtcttcatgtatttgttttaaatgtttgGTAAGagcaacaaatttaaaaataaaataaaaacatataacaaacataataaggataataaaaattattacttaatacacacaacttacacaactaaactggagaaaaaatatccaaaaacaaaaggtactctcaacaactttaatataatttatgtactctcaacagtacaagaaacaaattaaaaagacaaacaaacaataagtctcagtgacacagcaaacaacaacacgaactatatcaatcacattactaacacagtttagtcctatataagtggagaacaatgcatacacagttcatcatcacaattATAACTctataacaattaaaaaaaattgaaaaacaactcaaaacacaaaattcaaaactacaataaccctagcaaatattgagatgaaacaagaactctatCCACAACTCCGCGCTTGCGCGAAGGCAATGTCCCTAGTGGTATAAAGtctacaaaattaaatttagtaaTGTAGTATATATGTCTCcatttattttttgctttaagcCTCCAAAATTTCAAGACGAACTGTGGAAAATCTTCAATCGGCTTGGATCAAGCCAATGAAATATTTGCTACG
Protein-coding regions in this window:
- the BNAC04G28890D gene encoding uncharacterized protein BNAC04G28890D isoform X2; this translates as MEQLVNFIIRPPRAEYKPEHDLLEQEFLLKGRWYQRKDLEVKNIRGDVLKCSHYMPLERPEDRPLPCVIYCHGNSGCRADASEAAIVLLPSNITIFTLDFSGSGLSGGDYVTLGWNEKDDLKAVVEYLRTDGNVSLIGLWGRSMGAVTSLMYGAEDPSIAAMVLDSPFSNLVDLMMELVDTYKFPLPKFTIKFAIQYMRRAVQKRAKFDITDLNTIKVAKSCFVPVLFGHAIDDDFIRPHHSERIYEAYIGDKNIIKFEGDHNSPRPQFYFDSINIFFHNVLQPPEVVGTRLFDPLDDYFVKGSCWSTMQELSSQPSSAQKSLATGSTSDAISEVRMKRPMSRTEVPSNVPSNQSTSETKEKENYEVSSSSSSDMISFDLSNGDPYPPHLAVALDDDQYVEFQVEELADFPSNPDEEERMLMEAVMKSLKDVEVEIHQNKEPSKTTDTENTVEKEGNACSTTEPESAHPETFSASGLSNHDAPSSSEPNATSDSLPGPVNGSQDTDDAIDLSSRTKATVTVVGRSSTSGNVLDGLLRRWDLNFFKSR
- the BNAC04G28890D gene encoding uncharacterized protein BNAC04G28890D isoform X3; protein product: MEQLVNFIIRPPRAEYKPEHDLLEQEFLLKGRWYQRKDLEVKNIRGDVLKCSHYMPLERPEDRPLPCVIYCHGNSGCRADASEAAIVLLPSNITIFTLDFSGSGLSGGDYVTLGWNEKDDLKAVVEYLRTDGNVSLIGLWGRSMGAVTSLMYGAEDPSIAAMVLDSPFSNLVDLMMELVDTYKFPLPKFTIKFAIQYMRRAVQKRAKFDITDLNTIKVAKSCFVPVLFGHAIDDDFIRPHHSERIYEAYIGDKNIIKFEGDHNSPRPQFYFDSINIFFHNVLQPPEVVGTRLFDPLDDYFVKGSCWSTMQELSSQPSSAQKTTGSTSDAISEVRMKRPMSRTEVPSNVPSNQSTSETKEKENYEVSSSSSSDMISFDLSNGDPYPPHLAVALDDDQYVEFQVEELADFPSNPDEEERMLMEAVMKSLKDVEVEIHQNKEPSKTTDTENTVEKEGNACSTTEPESAHPETFSASGLSNHDAPSSSEPNATSDSLPGPVNGSQDTDDAIDLSSRTKATVTVVGRSSTSGNVLDGLLRRWDLNFFKSR
- the BNAC04G28890D gene encoding uncharacterized protein BNAC04G28890D isoform X4, which codes for MEQLVNFIIRPPRAEYKPEHDLLEQEFLLKGRWYQRKDLEVKNIRGDVLKCSHYMPLERPEDRPLPCVIYCHGNSGCRADASEAAIVLLPSNITIFTLDFSGSGLSGGDYVTLGWNEKDDLKAVVEYLRTDGNVSLIGLWGRSMGAVTSLMYGAEDPSIAAMVLDSPFSNLVDLMMELVDTYKFPLPKFTIKFAIQYMRRAVQKRAKFDITDLNTIKVAKSCFVPVLFGHAIDDDFIRPHHSERIYEAYIGDKNIIKFEGDHNSPRPQFYFDSINIFFHNVLQPPEVVGTRLFDPLDDYFVKGSCWSTMQELSSQPSSAQKSSTSDAISEVRMKRPMSRTEVPSNVPSNQSTSETKEKENYEVSSSSSSDMISFDLSNGDPYPPHLAVALDDDQYVEFQVEELADFPSNPDEEERMLMEAVMKSLKDVEVEIHQNKEPSKTTDTENTVEKEGNACSTTEPESAHPETFSASGLSNHDAPSSSEPNATSDSLPGPVNGSQDTDDAIDLSSRTKATVTVVGRSSTSGNVLDGLLRRWDLNFFKSR
- the BNAC04G28890D gene encoding uncharacterized protein BNAC04G28890D isoform X6 yields the protein MEQLVNFIIRPPRAEYKPEHDLLEQEFLLKGRWYQRKDLEVKNIRGDVLKCSHYMPLERPEDRPLPCVIYCHGNSGCRADASEAAIVLLPSNITIFTLDFSGSGLSGGDYVTLGWNEKDDLKAVVEYLRTDGNVSLIGLWGRSMGAVTSLMYGAEDPSIAAMVLDSPFSNLVDLMMELVDTYKFPLPKFTIKFAIQYMRRAVQKRAKFDITDLNTIKVAKSCFVPVLFGHAIDDDFIRPHHSERIYEAYIGDKNIIKFEGDHNSPRPQFYFDSINIFFHNVLQPPEVVGTRLFDPLDDYFVKGSCWSTMQELSSQPSSAQKSSTSDAISEVRMKRPMSRTEVPSNVPSNQSTSETKEKENYEVSSSSSSDMISFDLSNGDPYPPHLAVALDDDQYVEFQVEELADFPSNPDEEERMLMEAVMKSLKDVEVEIHQNKEPSKTTDTENTVEKEGPVNGSQDTDDAIDLSSRTKATVTVVGRSSTSGNVLDGLLRRWDLNFFKSR
- the BNAC04G28890D gene encoding uncharacterized protein BNAC04G28890D isoform X1, whose translation is MEQLVNFIIRPPRAEYKPEHDLLEQEFLLKGRWYQRKDLEVKNIRGDVLKCSHYMPLERPEDRPLPCVIYCHGNSGCRADASEAAIVLLPSNITIFTLDFSGSGLSGGDYVTLGWNEKDDLKAVVEYLRTDGNVSLIGLWGRSMGAVTSLMYGAEDPSIAAMVLDSPFSNLVDLMMELVDTYKFPLPKFTIKFAIQYMRRAVQKRAKFDITDLNTIKVAKSCFVPVLFGHAIDDDFIRPHHSERIYEAYIGDKNIIKFEGDHNSPRPQFYFDSINIFFHNVLQPPEVVGTRLFDPLDDYFVKGSCWSTMQELSSQPSSAQKSKPSRFYITIWQHLYSLVLGLATGSTSDAISEVRMKRPMSRTEVPSNVPSNQSTSETKEKENYEVSSSSSSDMISFDLSNGDPYPPHLAVALDDDQYVEFQVEELADFPSNPDEEERMLMEAVMKSLKDVEVEIHQNKEPSKTTDTENTVEKEGNACSTTEPESAHPETFSASGLSNHDAPSSSEPNATSDSLPGPVNGSQDTDDAIDLSSRTKATVTVVGRSSTSGNVLDGLLRRWDLNFFKSR
- the BNAC04G28890D gene encoding uncharacterized protein BNAC04G28890D isoform X5 is translated as MEQLVNFIIRPPRAEYKPEHDLLEQEFLLKGRWYQRKDLEVKNIRGDVLKCSHYMPLERPEDRPLPCVIYCHGNSGCRADASEAAIVLLPSNITIFTLDFSGSGLSGGDYVTLGWNEKDDLKAVVEYLRTDGNVSLIGLWGRSMGAVTSLMYGAEDPSIAAMVLDSPFSNLVDLMMELVDTYKFPLPKFTIKFAIQYMRRAVQKRAKFDITDLNTIKVAKSCFVPVLFGHAIDDDFIRPHHSERIYEAYIGDKNIIKFEGDHNSPRPQFYFDSINIFFHNVLQPPEVVGTRLFDPLDDYFVKGSCWSTMQELSSQPSSAQKSKPSRFYITIWQHLYSLVLGLATGSTSDAISEVRMKRPMSRTEVPSNVPSNQSTSETKEKENYEVSSSSSSDMISFDLSNGDPYPPHLAVALDDDQYVEFQVEELADFPSNPDEEERMLMEAVMKSLKDVEVEIHQNKEPSKTTDTENTVEKEGPVNGSQDTDDAIDLSSRTKATVTVVGRSSTSGNVLDGLLRRWDLNFFKSR